One part of the Gossypium raimondii isolate GPD5lz chromosome 1, ASM2569854v1, whole genome shotgun sequence genome encodes these proteins:
- the LOC105782899 gene encoding uncharacterized protein LOC105782899 isoform X1 has protein sequence MVGESLPEFNYPKDVLQPLLSASNSSSLQQALEILIKDSRAAVGRAELASKNILPTVLKLVESLHRASSREYLMQATKLLRNLCAGEVANQNSFVEHNGIETVLTVLRSAALLSDPDFGIIRLSLQVLANVSLAGAEHQQAIWLKLFPNEFFILASIRSLETSDPLCMILYTCCDGKPGLAIELCRDPGLPIVAGIIRTVASVGSREDWFKLLLSRLCLEDIHFPALFFKLCEGNASEDRGNTALGDNVFSSEQAFLLRIISEILNERINEVRVPNETALCVLGIFKRSVSIVDFGARAKSGLPTGSTSVDVMGYSLIILRDICAQDGLGDLKKDSVDVVDLLLSNDLTNVILSLLHDLEPPAIIRKTLKDSENRELNLGSTKLCPYKGFRRDLVAIIGNCAYRRKNVQDEIRQKSGILLLLQQCVTDDDNPYLREWGIWSLRNLLEGNAENQQIVADLQLQGSVDMPELARLGLKVEVDQNTHRAKLVNIPGSYTKPVERVGPLKFMEKMSIREPQLHIQAHHTATFILSTKRPNTNTLPFGFPENVQL, from the exons ATGGTTGGAGAATCATTGCCAGAGTTCAACTATCCCAAAGATGTTTTGCAGCCTTTACTTAGCGCATCAAATTCGTCTTCGCTACAACAAGCCCTAGAGATTCTTATAAAAGATTCTAGAGCTGCTGTTGGCCGTGCAGAACTTGCTTCAAAGAATATCCTTCCTACTGTTTTGAAGCTTGTTGAATCTCTCCATCGTGCATCAAGTCGAGAATATCTCATGCAAGCTACGAAGCTTCTTAGGAATCTATGTGCTGGAGAAGTTGCCAATCAGAATTCGTTTGTTGAGCATAATGGAATTGAAACTGTTTTGACTGTTTTGAGGTCTGCAGCACTTCTTTCTGATCCAGATTTTGGGATTATTCGTTTGAGTTTGCAAGTTCTGGCAAATGTTTCATTGGCTGGAGCAGAACATCAACAGGCTATTTGGCTTAAGTTGTTCCCTAACGAGTTTTTCATACTAGCAAGCATCCGTAGTCTGGAGACCAGTGATCCTTTGTGTATGATTTTATACACCTGTTGTGATGGAAAGCCTGGACTGGCTATTGAGCTATGTAGAGATCCAGGGTTGCCTATTGTAGCTGGCATAATTCGGACCGTTGCTTCAG TTGGTTCTAGAGAAGACTGGTTTAAGTTACTTCTCTCAAGATTATGTTTGGAAGACATTCACTTCCCTGCACTGTTCTTTAAATTATGTGAAGGCAATGCTTCTGAGGATAGGGGAAACACTGCTTTAGGCGATAATGTTTTCTCATCGGAGCAGGCTTTTCTTCTGCGAATCATATCTGAGATCCTAAATGAACGAATTAATGAAGTAAGAGTTCCCAATGAGACTGCATTGTGTGTTCTCGGAATATTTAAGAGATCAGTAAGTATTGTTGATTTTGGTGCTAGAGCCAAGTCTGGTCTTCCAACTGGCTCTACATCCGTTGATGTTATGGGATATTCCCTCATTATTTTGAGGGATATCTGTGCTCAAGACGGTCTAGGAGACTTGAAGAAAGATTCTGTAGATGTTGTTGATTTGCTACTATCCAATGATCTTACAAATGTTATTTTATCATTGCTTCATGATCTTGAGCCGCCAGCAATCATAAGAAAAACCCTGAAGGATAGTGAAAACCGAGAACTGAATTTGGGTTCAACTAAGCTCTGCCCTTACAAAGGATTTCGGAGAGATTTGGTTGCGATAATTGGGAATTGTGCCTATAGAAGGAAGAACGTACAGGATGAAATAAGGCAGAAAAGTGGGATTCTACTGTTGTTACAGCAGTGTGTTACTGATGATGACAATCCATATTTGAGGGAATGGGGGATTTGGTCTTTGAGAAATTTATTAGAAGGTAATGCAGAAAACCAACAGATAGTTGCTGATTTACAGCTACAAGGGTCTGTTGACATGCCTGAACTTGCCAGACTTGGTCTTAAAGTGGAGGTTGATCAAAACACTCATCGTGCAAAGCTAGTAAATATCCCAGGAAGCTACACAAAGCCCGTcga
- the LOC105782899 gene encoding uncharacterized protein LOC105782899 isoform X2 → MVGESLPEFNYPKDVLQPLLSASNSSSLQQALEILIKDSRAAVGRAELASKNILPTVLKLVESLHRASSREYLMQATKLLRNLCAGEVANQNSFVEHNGIETVLTVLRSAALLSDPDFGIIRLSLQVLANVSLAGAEHQQAIWLKLFPNEFFILASIRSLETSDPLCMILYTCCDGKPGLAIELCRDPGLPIVAGIIRTVASVGSREDWFKLLLSRLCLEDIHFPALFFKLCEGNASEDRGNTALGDNVFSSEQAFLLRIISEILNERINEVRVPNETALCVLGIFKRSVSIVDFGARAKSGLPTGSTSVDVMGYSLIILRDICAQDGLGDLKKDSVDVVDLLLSNDLTNVILSLLHDLEPPAIIRKTLKDSENRELNLGSTKLCPYKGFRRDLVAIIGNCAYRRKNVQDEIRQKSGILLLLQQCVTDDDNPYLREWGIWSLRNLLEGNAENQQIVADLQLQGSVDMPELARLGLKVEVDQNTHRAKLVNIPGSYTKPVE, encoded by the exons ATGGTTGGAGAATCATTGCCAGAGTTCAACTATCCCAAAGATGTTTTGCAGCCTTTACTTAGCGCATCAAATTCGTCTTCGCTACAACAAGCCCTAGAGATTCTTATAAAAGATTCTAGAGCTGCTGTTGGCCGTGCAGAACTTGCTTCAAAGAATATCCTTCCTACTGTTTTGAAGCTTGTTGAATCTCTCCATCGTGCATCAAGTCGAGAATATCTCATGCAAGCTACGAAGCTTCTTAGGAATCTATGTGCTGGAGAAGTTGCCAATCAGAATTCGTTTGTTGAGCATAATGGAATTGAAACTGTTTTGACTGTTTTGAGGTCTGCAGCACTTCTTTCTGATCCAGATTTTGGGATTATTCGTTTGAGTTTGCAAGTTCTGGCAAATGTTTCATTGGCTGGAGCAGAACATCAACAGGCTATTTGGCTTAAGTTGTTCCCTAACGAGTTTTTCATACTAGCAAGCATCCGTAGTCTGGAGACCAGTGATCCTTTGTGTATGATTTTATACACCTGTTGTGATGGAAAGCCTGGACTGGCTATTGAGCTATGTAGAGATCCAGGGTTGCCTATTGTAGCTGGCATAATTCGGACCGTTGCTTCAG TTGGTTCTAGAGAAGACTGGTTTAAGTTACTTCTCTCAAGATTATGTTTGGAAGACATTCACTTCCCTGCACTGTTCTTTAAATTATGTGAAGGCAATGCTTCTGAGGATAGGGGAAACACTGCTTTAGGCGATAATGTTTTCTCATCGGAGCAGGCTTTTCTTCTGCGAATCATATCTGAGATCCTAAATGAACGAATTAATGAAGTAAGAGTTCCCAATGAGACTGCATTGTGTGTTCTCGGAATATTTAAGAGATCAGTAAGTATTGTTGATTTTGGTGCTAGAGCCAAGTCTGGTCTTCCAACTGGCTCTACATCCGTTGATGTTATGGGATATTCCCTCATTATTTTGAGGGATATCTGTGCTCAAGACGGTCTAGGAGACTTGAAGAAAGATTCTGTAGATGTTGTTGATTTGCTACTATCCAATGATCTTACAAATGTTATTTTATCATTGCTTCATGATCTTGAGCCGCCAGCAATCATAAGAAAAACCCTGAAGGATAGTGAAAACCGAGAACTGAATTTGGGTTCAACTAAGCTCTGCCCTTACAAAGGATTTCGGAGAGATTTGGTTGCGATAATTGGGAATTGTGCCTATAGAAGGAAGAACGTACAGGATGAAATAAGGCAGAAAAGTGGGATTCTACTGTTGTTACAGCAGTGTGTTACTGATGATGACAATCCATATTTGAGGGAATGGGGGATTTGGTCTTTGAGAAATTTATTAGAAGGTAATGCAGAAAACCAACAGATAGTTGCTGATTTACAGCTACAAGGGTCTGTTGACATGCCTGAACTTGCCAGACTTGGTCTTAAAGTGGAGGTTGATCAAAACACTCATCGTGCAAAGCTAGTAAATATCCCAGGAAGCTACACAAAGCCCGTcgagtaa